The proteins below are encoded in one region of uncultured Eubacteriales bacterium:
- a CDS encoding hypothetical protein (Evidence 5 : No homology to any previously reported sequences), whose translation MDDHNKDPQDNEPTDEDTDESETNYIGVFLPIGIAMGVSLGVMLDNLAMGISLGTSLGLLIGITIRSKKKK comes from the coding sequence ATGGATGACCACAATAAAGACCCACAAGACAACGAGCCAACTGATGAGGACACAGATGAAAGCGAGACAAATTACATAGGCGTTTTTCTGCCTATCGGCATCGCGATGGGTGTTTCACTTGGAGTTATGCTTGACAATTTAGCTATGGGAATCTCCCTAGGCACCTCGCTTGGCTTATTGATCGGCATAACCATCCGCTCAAAAAAGAAGAAATAA
- a CDS encoding hypothetical protein (Evidence 5 : No homology to any previously reported sequences) produces MNKLKLGALRVDALNLAINLRATGRLKEYNELLLELV; encoded by the coding sequence GTGAATAAATTAAAGTTAGGGGCGTTGCGCGTGGACGCATTAAATTTAGCAATTAACTTAAGGGCAACAGGGCGTTTAAAGGAATATAATGAATTGTTACTTGAACTAGTGTAA
- a CDS encoding conserved membrane hypothetical protein (Evidence 4 : Homologs of previously reported genes of unknown function) — protein MKRYIGSKILQYAIVLAVSSIIIFGMVRLNPADPVAVIVGGKQTTPETVENIRREFYLDKSAPEQYKIWLSGIFKGDLGVSFKYRQPVASLIKERLPVTAGIIILATIISILIAIPTGILTAEKQHSFIDTGISVLQLILVAFPPFLTSILMIWMITLVAPNFSFTGSFTTFGQFLQRISLPAVALSFSMIALTARVMKSSMVEHLQSNYYTVAVSKGLSTRNVVLKHCLKNAIIPVITILGTQIGILIVGAVLVENVFSLAGLGSILIEGIKASDYPLVQGITMLMVFVFMTISTILDVLYGVIDPRIRLQ, from the coding sequence ATGAAAAGATATATCGGAAGCAAAATTCTGCAATACGCAATTGTTCTGGCGGTGAGCAGTATTATCATTTTCGGTATGGTGAGACTGAATCCGGCGGATCCGGTGGCGGTTATTGTCGGAGGAAAGCAAACCACACCTGAAACTGTAGAAAACATAAGAAGAGAATTCTATCTTGACAAGAGCGCTCCGGAACAATACAAAATATGGCTTTCCGGTATCTTTAAAGGCGATCTGGGTGTCAGCTTTAAATACCGTCAGCCTGTTGCCTCGCTTATTAAGGAACGTCTGCCTGTGACAGCCGGAATCATCATTCTGGCAACAATTATCTCTATTTTAATTGCCATCCCCACCGGTATTCTGACAGCCGAGAAGCAGCATAGCTTTATCGATACGGGTATTTCCGTTTTACAGCTTATTCTGGTGGCATTTCCACCGTTTTTAACTAGTATTTTGATGATTTGGATGATTACCTTGGTTGCTCCTAACTTTTCGTTTACAGGATCGTTTACGACTTTCGGGCAGTTTTTGCAGCGTATAAGCCTGCCCGCAGTGGCGCTTTCCTTCTCTATGATTGCGCTGACTGCAAGAGTTATGAAGTCAAGTATGGTCGAGCATTTGCAGTCAAACTATTACACGGTTGCCGTTTCCAAAGGCCTGAGTACCAGAAACGTTGTGCTGAAACATTGCCTGAAAAACGCCATCATTCCGGTTATCACGATTTTAGGTACACAAATTGGTATTCTTATTGTCGGCGCAGTTCTCGTAGAAAATGTGTTCTCCCTTGCCGGGCTTGGCTCCATACTCATCGAAGGCATCAAGGCCTCTGATTATCCACTGGTGCAGGGCATTACCATGCTCATGGTGTTTGTCTTCATGACAATCAGCACCATTCTTGACGTGCTATATGGCGTTATCGACCCGCGTATCCGCCTGCAATAA
- the pip gene encoding Proline iminopeptidase produces MVSPIDRNAGITEGTIAFRGGYTWYRRVGKCENGKFPLLVLHGGPGMGHEYLKSLDDLADEGREVIYYDQLGCGRSAMAAPNTFWDTLLWQEEIDVVRAALNLREVHILGQSWGGMLAMQYAIAQPRGVKSMVIASSPASMTLWESEAARLVGYLEPRHRRAMEIAAKTGEYSGPEYDEAVAEYYRRHVCMLEPHPEYVKESFQRPSRVYAVMQGPSEITVLGKLKNWDITGQLHTIEIPTLLTSGVMDEATPYIVKQIYDRIPNCEWELLMGTHLVHAECRETYNRLVERFLQRAECHITGGNHA; encoded by the coding sequence TTGGTGTCCCCAATAGACAGGAATGCTGGGATTACTGAAGGTACCATCGCCTTTAGAGGAGGATATACCTGGTATCGCCGCGTTGGTAAATGCGAAAACGGCAAGTTTCCCTTGCTTGTGCTGCATGGCGGGCCGGGAATGGGCCATGAATATCTGAAATCACTGGATGATCTTGCGGACGAGGGACGTGAGGTGATTTATTATGACCAGCTGGGCTGTGGAAGATCGGCCATGGCAGCACCGAATACCTTTTGGGATACCCTCCTCTGGCAGGAGGAGATCGACGTCGTCCGTGCAGCGTTGAACCTGCGTGAGGTACATATCCTGGGGCAATCCTGGGGCGGAATGCTGGCTATGCAATATGCCATAGCGCAGCCACGAGGTGTGAAAAGTATGGTGATTGCCAGCTCGCCCGCTTCGATGACGCTTTGGGAAAGCGAAGCCGCACGCCTTGTGGGGTATCTGGAGCCCCGCCATAGAAGGGCTATGGAGATCGCCGCAAAAACCGGAGAATATAGCGGGCCGGAATATGATGAGGCGGTAGCGGAATATTACCGGCGGCATGTGTGTATGCTTGAGCCCCATCCAGAATACGTCAAGGAATCATTTCAACGGCCCAGCAGAGTGTATGCCGTTATGCAGGGCCCCAGTGAAATTACAGTACTCGGAAAGCTGAAAAACTGGGATATTACCGGGCAGCTGCATACCATCGAGATTCCCACTCTGTTGACCTCCGGGGTTATGGATGAGGCCACTCCGTATATTGTCAAGCAAATTTACGACAGAATTCCGAATTGCGAATGGGAGCTGCTCATGGGCACGCATCTGGTGCATGCCGAATGCCGCGAAACATATAACCGGCTTGTCGAGCGCTTTTTGCAGAGAGCTGAATGTCATATCACGGGAGGGAATCACGCATGA
- a CDS encoding putative transcriptional regulator (Evidence 3 : Function proposed based on presence of conserved amino acid motif, structural feature or limited homology): protein MDTIVLSGKKELDIYINPQRQNLLRCMRIAGAPMTPKQLSDQLGISASAVQHHIKKLVELGIVGLSHTERIHGIMASYYKVLPKTVSIGCQLNDKNDVQRFAFMQNTLNSVFSGFAEHCQKSSDCCIDGYYGDLLSGIAYLGKEEAQELYGIIRDFLDHHEEKSHQGKIPWEYALIAYPLSGEQNE, encoded by the coding sequence ATGGATACAATTGTATTGTCAGGGAAAAAAGAACTGGACATTTATATTAACCCACAGCGGCAAAACTTGCTGCGCTGTATGAGAATCGCGGGCGCGCCAATGACGCCCAAGCAACTTTCAGATCAGCTTGGCATTTCTGCTTCGGCAGTGCAGCACCATATCAAAAAACTTGTGGAGCTTGGTATTGTCGGTCTAAGTCATACCGAACGGATTCACGGTATTATGGCAAGCTACTACAAGGTTCTGCCGAAAACTGTCAGTATCGGCTGTCAGCTCAATGACAAAAATGACGTGCAGCGCTTTGCATTCATGCAAAATACTTTAAATTCCGTATTTTCTGGTTTTGCAGAGCATTGCCAAAAAAGTTCTGACTGCTGCATAGATGGCTATTACGGCGACCTGCTTTCTGGTATTGCTTACCTTGGGAAGGAGGAGGCTCAAGAACTTTATGGTATCATACGCGACTTTCTAGACCATCATGAGGAAAAAAGCCACCAAGGCAAGATACCGTGGGAATACGCCCTTATTGCCTATCCCCTTTCAGGTGAACAAAATGAGTAG
- a CDS encoding TPR repeat-containing protein (fragment) gives MKLFPEDNAIKTFYAMTLYNLGEFSSAMKMLLTNLADTSLDENIKQYGKAIKLYADDLDKIW, from the coding sequence TTGAAGCTGTTTCCAGAAGACAACGCCATAAAAACTTTTTACGCAATGACATTATATAATTTAGGAGAATTTTCAAGTGCAATGAAAATGCTCTTAACGAACTTAGCTGATACATCTTTGGATGAAAATATAAAACAGTATGGGAAAGCCATTAAGCTTTATGCTGACGACCTAGATAAAATTTGGTAG
- a CDS encoding hypothetical protein (Evidence 5 : No homology to any previously reported sequences) gives MTGVFNNLMLYLRVNHAKLKESYYVENSSEEDIPWI, from the coding sequence GTGACCGGAGTGTTTAACAACTTAATGTTGTATTTGCGGGTGAATCATGCTAAACTAAAAGAGAGCTATTATGTTGAAAATAGCAGTGAGGAGGACATACCATGGATATAG
- a CDS encoding hypothetical protein (Evidence 5 : No homology to any previously reported sequences) produces MDSKIVMISAESPFSSDAISLIDELSECLQDITGDSGKSSFDANDVCNDRAMFVIARNQSGEAIGCGAFRPIDETTAEVKRMYAKSKGMRIGNKILSYLEHQAHDIGYETLRLETRIVNTNAVSFMNEMDTKKFQTTENTQRGQTPFASRNICSFDSQHIFSITQGNTIPREQIPGGGVFLRHKDSPTSAKAPFL; encoded by the coding sequence ATGGATTCAAAAATCGTTATGATATCGGCGGAAAGTCCATTTTCCTCCGATGCTATATCTTTAATAGACGAACTTTCGGAATGTCTCCAAGATATTACAGGAGATAGCGGAAAGAGCTCATTTGACGCTAATGATGTATGCAATGATAGGGCTATGTTTGTAATAGCCAGGAATCAAAGCGGCGAGGCAATTGGCTGTGGCGCTTTCCGTCCTATAGATGAAACAACAGCAGAAGTCAAAAGAATGTATGCAAAGAGCAAAGGTATGAGAATTGGTAACAAGATTCTTTCCTATCTTGAGCATCAGGCACATGATATTGGGTATGAAACGCTCCGTCTTGAAACGCGTATTGTTAATACAAACGCCGTATCATTTATGAACGAAATGGATACAAAAAAATTCCAAACTACGGAAAATACGCAGAGAGGGCAAACTCCATTTGCTTCGAGAAATATCTGTAGTTTTGATTCACAGCATATTTTCAGCATAACACAAGGCAACACCATACCCAGGGAGCAAATCCCTGGAGGCGGTGTCTTTCTGAGACATAAAGATAGCCCGACATCTGCTAAAGCCCCATTTCTTTAG
- a CDS encoding hypothetical protein (Evidence 5 : No homology to any previously reported sequences), with the protein MVEYSWEHTFSDNQVRDWIQTQMNYYALDSVGYFATFEKAPAFLLVLFSVIFVGIGMYRSSIGLLVSNP; encoded by the coding sequence TTGGTAGAGTATTCTTGGGAGCATACCTTTTCCGATAATCAGGTACGTGATTGGATTCAAACACAAATGAATTATTACGCTCTGGATAGTGTCGGCTATTTTGCCACCTTTGAAAAAGCACCGGCGTTTTTATTGGTGTTATTTTCTGTGATATTTGTAGGTATCGGTATGTACAGATCATCAATCGGACTCCTTGTTTCAAATCCGTAA
- a CDS encoding hypothetical protein (Evidence 5 : No homology to any previously reported sequences), with translation MAPSPTFSGSLYQGGTLEGYGVYLVDKTDTAPKLVFGERYDGTGGIWFAMS, from the coding sequence GTGGCTCCAAGTCCTACATTCAGTGGATCGCTCTATCAGGGTGGCACGCTTGAAGGGTATGGCGTTTACTTGGTGGATAAGACCGATACTGCACCAAAACTTGTGTTTGGCGAAAGGTATGATGGAACTGGGGGCATCTGGTTCGCCATGAGCTAA
- a CDS encoding putative tetracycline resistance protein TetA (Evidence 3 : Function proposed based on presence of conserved amino acid motif, structural feature or limited homology): MSRVFQVITFFKAFTTGLMAPVLTLALLAHGASITTLSLLLGTYSLSIIAMEIPSGIFADLYGRKKAALFACLLSVFSYCLLLAANAAPLLFGCMITNGLARAFSSGSIDSWAIDDAVANGRNLTKVTSQLSILESVGLAGGALVGGWLSGLGNQYVGNNLLSLLLYVMLFFLILIFAKEHWEPGNVLQKNEAFRIGMQIKDSIGFVAQKGLMRVLLLIVFFTGVALFSIETYWQPALKALSSQTWLLGVVSFAGFFCVILGSKAAELLLIKKTDRGTVLLLACKAMFGISLIILRFQIQSSLFIGTYMLTYFFVGGGSVIENTLLNRMVSPGLRASVLSLFSFVLQTGGLVTSLLGYLVSAQMDFRNMWLISGILLSLGAVFFALIRFRECPEAATENAVQLPDTGSAEKPPKAPSYLTETNP; the protein is encoded by the coding sequence ATGAGTAGGGTTTTTCAGGTGATCACTTTTTTTAAGGCGTTTACCACAGGTCTTATGGCCCCTGTTTTGACATTGGCGTTGCTTGCCCATGGTGCCTCCATCACGACACTGTCTTTGCTTTTAGGCACCTATTCCTTATCCATCATCGCCATGGAGATTCCCAGCGGCATTTTTGCGGATCTTTACGGCAGAAAAAAAGCTGCTCTTTTTGCATGTCTTCTTTCTGTCTTCTCCTATTGTCTACTATTGGCTGCAAACGCGGCCCCACTTCTGTTTGGTTGCATGATAACAAATGGTCTGGCCCGTGCATTTTCCTCTGGCAGCATCGACTCCTGGGCAATTGATGATGCCGTAGCAAACGGCAGAAACCTTACTAAAGTGACGAGCCAGCTCTCCATTCTTGAAAGTGTTGGGCTAGCCGGTGGGGCGCTTGTGGGCGGGTGGCTGTCAGGCCTCGGAAATCAGTACGTGGGTAACAATCTACTGAGCCTTTTACTTTATGTTATGCTATTTTTTCTGATCCTTATTTTTGCCAAAGAGCATTGGGAGCCTGGGAATGTTCTGCAAAAAAATGAGGCTTTCCGAATTGGCATGCAAATCAAAGATAGTATTGGTTTTGTGGCGCAAAAAGGCTTAATGCGTGTGCTCCTTTTAATTGTGTTTTTTACAGGCGTCGCACTTTTTTCTATAGAAACCTATTGGCAGCCTGCGCTTAAGGCCCTTTCCTCTCAAACGTGGCTTTTGGGTGTGGTCAGCTTTGCGGGCTTTTTCTGCGTAATTTTAGGCAGTAAGGCGGCGGAACTCCTGCTTATAAAAAAAACGGACCGCGGGACGGTATTGCTGCTTGCATGTAAAGCTATGTTTGGCATAAGCCTAATTATTTTGAGATTTCAGATTCAATCCTCACTTTTTATTGGCACGTATATGCTGACGTATTTTTTCGTTGGCGGCGGTAGTGTGATAGAAAATACGCTCTTAAACCGAATGGTTTCCCCCGGTCTGCGGGCAAGCGTACTTTCCCTCTTTTCCTTTGTTCTGCAGACCGGTGGGCTTGTTACTTCTTTACTTGGCTATCTGGTAAGCGCACAGATGGATTTTCGAAATATGTGGTTGATATCCGGTATCTTGCTTTCACTTGGCGCAGTTTTTTTTGCATTAATACGATTCCGTGAGTGCCCTGAAGCAGCCACCGAGAACGCAGTACAGTTGCCTGACACAGGTAGCGCGGAAAAACCGCCCAAAGCTCCATCCTATTTAACAGAAACCAATCCTTAA